Proteins from a genomic interval of Lolium perenne isolate Kyuss_39 chromosome 1, Kyuss_2.0, whole genome shotgun sequence:
- the LOC139831888 gene encoding uncharacterized protein — MVGAERNYSPIEKLCLALIFSLKKLRHYMLALQIQLVARADPIRYVLSQPALMGRLGKWALLMMEFDLTFVPQKVIKGQALADFLAAHPIPEDSPLITNLPDEEVFTAELEGPWELYFDGASRTEVDPDGTPRRRAGAGLVFKTPQGGVMYHSFSLLKEECSNNEAEYEALIFGLLLALSMEVCSLRAYGDSQLIVRQVNDIYEVRKPELVPYYNAARKLMEKFQQVEVLHVPRSRNAPADALAKLASALVLPSDKSTHVTVEERWLLPAVLELVPEEGEVNTITTNAVEEDEWLQPFLDYCKHGSLPDDPVKRRQLQRRLPSYVYKAGVLYRRSHGQEILLRCVNRGEAEKILQEMHHGVCGGHQGGAKMYHGIRLAGYYWPGVISQV, encoded by the coding sequence ATGGTGGGTGCTGAGCGGAACTACTCTCCAATAGAGAAGTTATGCTTGGCGCTAATTTTCTCCTTGAAGAAGTTGAGACACTACATGCTAGCGCTACAAATCCAGCTCGTTGCAAGAGCGGACCCTATAAGGTACGTACTAAGTCAGCCTGCGTTGATGGGGAGACTAGGAAAATGGGCACTCCTCATGATGGAGTTTGACCTAACCTTTGTCCCCCAGAAAGTGATCAAGGGGCAAGCCTTGGCAGATTTCCTTGCAGCGCACCCCATCCCCGAGGACTCTCCACTCATCACCAACCTCCCCGATGAGGAGGTGTTCACCGCTGAGCTCGAAGGTCCATGGGAGCTCTACTTCGATGGTGCTTCCCGCACGGAGGTCGACCCCGATGGAACTCCTAGGCGGAGAGCGGGGGCAGGACTGGTGTTCAAGACACCACAAGGAGGGGTGATGTACCACTCATTCTCCCTCCTCAAGGAAGAGTGCTCCAACAACGAGGCGGAGTACGAGGCGCTCATCTTCGGCCTTCTCCTAGCGCTCTCCATGGAAGTCTGTTCCTTACGGGCCTATGGGGATTCTCAACTCATCGTTCGGCAAGTCAATGACATCTACGAGGTACGCAAGCCTGAACTGGTGCCGTACTACAACGCGGCCCGGAAGCTCATGGAGAAATTTCAACAAGTCGAAGTGCTCCATGTTCCGCGAAGCAGGAATGCACCTGCCGATGCGTTGGCGAAACTGGCATCAGCGCTGGTTCTCCCAAGTGACAAATCCACGCATGTGACGGTTGAAGAACGGTGGCTTCTTCCCGCCGTCTTGGAGCTCGTCCCGGAGGAAGGCGAAGTCAATACCATCACGACAAACGCCGTGGAGGAGGACGAGTGGCTGCAACCCTTCCTCGACTACTGCAAGCACGGCAGCCTCCCCGACGACCCCGTCAAGAGGCGCCAACTGCAACGACGACTCCCATCCTATGTCTATAAGGCCGGCGTCTTGTACAGACGGTCTCATGGGCAGGAGATTTTACTTCGGTGCGTCAACCGAGGTGAAGCTGAGAAGATCCTGCAGGAGATGCACCACGGAGTCTGCGGTGGCCACCAAGGCGGGGCCAAAATGTACCATGGCATACGCCTAGCTGGGTACTATTGGCccggtgtaatatcccaggtttag